The Anastrepha ludens isolate Willacy chromosome 2, idAnaLude1.1, whole genome shotgun sequence DNA window AGCAGTAAAATACCTACCGATTCCAACATCATGGGCCATTAAATTCTCCACCTGCCGCCAGTCGGTGGTCAGTCGCTTCGTCAAAAGATATGCGTTAATTGGATTTGAGACGTAGGCGGGCATATCCGTGGCTGCATCCTCGTGCTCTCTTTGGTATTCGCCCAGTTTACTGTAAATCAATAAATGTcaaaagaaaacattaaatattttaaataaacatcaaTCGTATTCAAACAGAAAGAaatctcaaaaaattgtttttatttaattatattttctataatttataaTGAATTAATTCATTGAATTACATTGTCTATATTTTAACAggaaagaaaattttcttatatatatacatatgtacatatatagagaTAAATCAATTAAATGTGGGTgaagtattaggtgcgcaactagaCAACTTGACaaccgctgtttgtcaatagatgccgccagcagtgtgtgctagtcgattctaacataacctaaacgtcataaaccaagcttagacatatggcaaACAAACTGCCTCGACACattaatgattttgttttggtatcatgtactttggttttgtgaaaatgtctgattgtatgccgaataatcgtcatttacgggaagtgttgattttcctcttccattcgaaaaaaacggcggctgaagcatATCGAGAGCTACAAGATTGgctgccgagattggttccgtcgcttcaaagagagtgattttaatgttgacgaccgtccgcgtgaatgaaggccaaaaaccttcgaagtcGCTGAATTGAAGGCATTGCTCAAtaaggatccgtgtcaaagACAAGAagagttttaggagttacccgccaatccattttcaagcgattgcatgctttgggaatgattcagaaacaggggacttggttCCTTAAGAGTCAAAACGAAGGAATTTTGAACGTCGTTCTTTCGCCTGTGAATAACTGCTCATCGCATGttgtacttgttgttgttgtagcagcataactattccccatacttacatacgaggaatgctgctggaatgacagtccttggcgggataaaaatccgggtcgtttcgtgacgggtgatgaaaaatggattcattacagcaacccaaagaaaagaaagtcatggggactgcccggtcatgcttctacagcgtcgcctcggccgaatattcacgctgcgaaggttatgctatgtatttggtgggatcaagttggtgttatttattgtgaactgttaaaactaagcgaaaccatcactggggatcggtttAGGTTAtcttagaatcgactagcacacattgCTGGCGGCATTTATTGAGAACTtaggaacttagttgcgcacctaatataattCCACAACAAATGGCAAAGAGtactttttttgcttaaaaactttgaataaaaaatgtaaaaaaaaaattaaaattaaaaatatcaaacacaGCATTACAGCTGCTGGAGTTTTACAGCTGCGAAATGCCATTGGAtggaataatgttttgatgcaTGTTTATTTCCGAGCATAGTGCAGTCTGCACTTGAATTATTAGAAAACCTTGGCTTACTAGATGAAATACGGTTgctttatatacagttagaattttcaaaaaatcattttttttacatttttttaatgtacatatatttaaaaatacacacagacaatttaatatcgttccggtgattttttttcaagttacacgcaaatttgaaaagtcgtTTCAGACTTAGGctcagtgcttttcaaactctaaacgcgtttttctcaaaatggtgttttcaaagtcggtgaccaacattactcaaaaacggttaaaccgattagtctcaaattttaacacaagcttcctaaatatattttttagtaattaatcgaaggttttttctcaccgataatttgttttataaacaatttaaggccgaaatattggtaaaaaatcgattttttttgaaaaccaccattttgtcaaaaaaattaattttgcttattccttctgttaattactagatttaacattactttaacgaaatctgtttggtgttttcatttcagaggatccagttcagagatatagtcgtcaccgcaaaacgtcttttttgagaggagctgccggagatcagctgtaactcctttccaaataactatttttactaataccaaGTCTTAAAatgcagttaaaagataacataatattaGTGCAAATTcttagaacaaaaaatttaaaagttttctcagaaaaaattctggaaaagttGCTCGACATGTTCCATGTGCCTTGATTACGTGTCACAaaggaataacaaaaaataaaaatatatgaaagtaAGTAAATTAGTGTGCCTTTATTTACCGTTAtgagaaatactgtattttagatatataatattatataattggaaTCCGAGTTTGACCGAGCTTCTCGgttttgttgttccacaaatggagggacttacgattttaagccaactccgaatggtaggTGGTTTTggtgaggagatttttcatggcagaaatacactgggaggttCCTCATTGaaagccgaggggcgaccactgttAGAAAAAACATATTCTACCAGGTTCTATCAAAAGGTtgatcgcgttgatttttgataactttttttgttgatggTGTAATGCAATTCTTCCATTTAACGAATgctggaaatgtttttatatgaagaatatGCATAAGAccggaagaaacaaaaaattgtcaaaaatcagagCGATATTTTATCAACTTTAAAGTGGCAGTTTGCATTttacttttgccattttttcgaaaattttaattaaaattttttttttaattttgtacaaagtctgAGATTTTAAGTTAAATGATATTCGTTGTagtataaaaatactttttataaaaaaaaaaaacaagttaataGTCAAAGTATTGCAATAAGTCGCACTGCTACCATCGTGAGCACAGGTGTACGTACATAGATACAActtcgtttaaaaattttaaagatctaaaaatatttattatatattgacGATTGCAATTTGCGTTTTGATTTCGGAAATCTTTATTCGGTTCTATTTACAAAATTACACTGGGTTTTTATGTTCTATCATAGGAGCCTGAATAAGTTAATATGCATACACactaatacatatgtaagtaatgtAAGTATGTCGCATTAAATTTACgcactaacatacatacatacatacatatttttaagatatagcCTTATTTTCTAATAATTCTGAAAGCGATATGTGTTCATGTAAAATTACTTTAATACTAATACAACCATATAATAGTACAACCAAATACGTATAACTTATGTATAAAACTGGATTGTGTGTGCCTCTTTCTCTATTTCGAAATTTGTATTTACAGTCTTTTTTCGAACAGTGTAAAGTTCACTTGCCACATGTCCTacttatttttggtattttagcCGTGATTTTCATTTTCGAATTACATTGAAGAACCTAAAACAataactaattttaataaataaaatgttaacaGAAAGTACCGTTAcctaaatagtaaaataaatatctaattaagtaccacaaaaaataattaacttaattttaattgctacatttttatatatttaggcCACGTTAACCCGATTATCTGGTGGCGGCCTATAGCACCAAAATGATCCAATCACTCCCAGGCCTATAAAGAAAATCGTGAATGTGGAGAGACCAAGTATAATTCCGGTAGTCACATCGTGCAGTGGCAGCCCAGGGTAAGGATCTAGCACGAGGATCACCACGAGTCCGCAGCATTTGAGTAGACAGAAGAGCGTTAGGAGTATGTAGCCAGAGGTGTAGCTGCGGTTGGGCAGCCATTCACAATGACGTGAGCGAAAGCCGAGATATCCAAGACCCATGCCACTGAACGAGGCAACCAGACTGAATTGTAGGTAAAACGATTTTCCAAACTGTAAAGTAAGACCAATAGACGtttattgaaatgaaatgtaTGATACGAACGACTTGAGATTGAGTAATCCTTACATGCGCAATCATGTAGATGATGAGCGCCGAGTTCATGCTGCTGCTGATCACCAGCATCAGCGACACGATGGCCAGAGTGATTGCGGCATTGGCCACCTTCTGCGGATAGGGCGTTGTAGAATTCGTGGACTTTCCATGTATACTACTGCAGTCCTCCTCCTCAATCTCCGGGTACGCCTTCGATTGGTGTGGGGTTATGCGCGGCGTGATCACCGCCATGGTGCGATCGCCTTGTGTTTTTACAGACTCGTAGTGCAGACTTTGGGCGGTTCGTTCTGTGCGCCGCTCACCAGGTGTATAATACAATTGCTGTTGGCTGCGATAATGGTAGTTTGCACGTTGATGTTCTTGGTGCTGTTTTTCTGCTAGTCGTTCCATGGGCGACAAGTTGCGTGGTGTAACACTACGCGGCAGTGGTGTTTTGCGAGGTGTGGAGAGCAATTCGTGCAGCATTTTTGTGGCAGCTGGATTTTTCAAGGGAGTGCTGGGATAGGAGCTAATGCTGTTTTGTGCTGTTGTGTGTTTCTGTGGCGTGGATGTGCGAAGTGTGGTGTTCCGAGACGCACGCGTGGTATTACTGACTAAGACATTTTCACTTCTATTCAAATCGGGATTGCTGAGGCACGTCTCCTCCTCCTCATCCTCAGCGGCAAGCATTTCGTTCTCATCTTCGGTCGGTACAACGGCATAGCGATGTGCGCGCCCATTATGCATTTGAATGATCTCCTGATTGTCGTCAACTAACTCCTCATCCTCGGCGGTGGGCACCATTTGATACCGCTGATTGCTATTCTTATCCACAATAAGAAATGCTTTGCTGCCGAAATCACTAGAGAAAGCATGTTTAATCTTAGGCGCTGATGGTTGTGGTTGCTTTACAATCGGTCTCGCTGCTTTGCCGCACTCAAAGGCAGGCGGTAGACTCGTGAACGCTGCATCTGCGGACTGACCATGAAATGAACTTGGTTCCTCATGGAAGAAGGCGGGGTCATCATCGGAACCGTAGCAATCAAGATTATCCTGTGATTTCGCGTATTGACGCATTGGGGTGAGGCCCACAGTAGGGCCCGGCACAATTGCGTAACGACTATTGCCATTCGCGATCGGCGACAAATCTTCTAGCGGAACGAGCGCATAACGGCCAGAATTTGAACGCGTTCCGAAAGCTGCCGTCTCAGCAACTACATTCAAATTGTTTGGACGCGCAGGCGATGCGGGTACATgactttttattgaattttgtttcgGGACTTGTTGCATTTGGCGTTGCTGCTGTTGGGTATGGCGACTAAAATGCACTTCAGACGCCGCTGCTTTCTTCGTACGCTTCTGCATGTTGACCGAACGTGTCGACATGCTTCGCTGAAGGCGAAGGGGACCAACGCGCGAATTCGGCTGTACCGCATGGCCGCCATAAGAAATATTTAGACTACGATTGTATATGGCGTCAATGGGCTGTTGAACTGAGTCCAATTCGACACCGCGAGTCGGATAGAATTCACTACCTTGACAAAATGCCGGATTTGTGTAGTTGTGCTGCGACATGAAGGCGAGTCTTCGGGCTTTTTAAGATTACTTTTTTTGAGTTGGTTTTAATTGGAGTTTGcgaaataaatgcaaagcaaatagtttattttttatcaaaaaattattaaatcataATTTCTTATAGGGCACTAGGGCGGTTGAAGATGTACTTTGCACAAATAGTTGTTGTATTAATTGGgctgttgttttttaataattattgttttttcaagCACTTCTTGCACAttcagaaaatgttttattttatatccgttccttctttcctttttcttccGAACttccttttcaaaatattttacttccaCTCGCGACGGCTTCTTCCTCGCAACTGATGAGGTCTCAAGAATGTTGGTAAAGTCGGAAGACCAACTGCCAACTGCCAAATGCTGAAGCTACAAACTGCAACCCCAGTTTAAAGTTGCCGGAGTATTCACATTTGGaaacgtgtgtatgtgtgagtgtataaTCACTCATGTGTGGAAGAACGAGCAGCTCC harbors:
- the LOC128856055 gene encoding uncharacterized protein LOC128856055; the protein is MSQHNYTNPAFCQGSEFYPTRGVELDSVQQPIDAIYNRSLNISYGGHAVQPNSRVGPLRLQRSMSTRSVNMQKRTKKAAASEVHFSRHTQQQQRQMQQVPKQNSIKSHVPASPARPNNLNVVAETAAFGTRSNSGRYALVPLEDLSPIANGNSRYAIVPGPTVGLTPMRQYAKSQDNLDCYGSDDDPAFFHEEPSSFHGQSADAAFTSLPPAFECGKAARPIVKQPQPSAPKIKHAFSSDFGSKAFLIVDKNSNQRYQMVPTAEDEELVDDNQEIIQMHNGRAHRYAVVPTEDENEMLAAEDEEEETCLSNPDLNRSENVLVSNTTRASRNTTLRTSTPQKHTTAQNSISSYPSTPLKNPAATKMLHELLSTPRKTPLPRSVTPRNLSPMERLAEKQHQEHQRANYHYRSQQQLYYTPGERRTERTAQSLHYESVKTQGDRTMAVITPRITPHQSKAYPEIEEEDCSSIHGKSTNSTTPYPQKVANAAITLAIVSLMLVISSSMNSALIIYMIAHFGKSFYLQFSLVASFSGMGLGYLGFRSRHCEWLPNRSYTSGYILLTLFCLLKCCGLVVILVLDPYPGLPLHDVTTGIILGLSTFTIFFIGLGVIGSFWCYRPPPDNRVNVA